Genomic segment of Oncorhynchus kisutch isolate 150728-3 unplaced genomic scaffold, Okis_V2 scaffold1362, whole genome shotgun sequence:
tgagttaggtctgctctataccaaattagcataccccctgagtcccttccctgtttcacacctggtagtttggtggatgggactaccagctctctgtaacctagagggcaaccagtgggtccatctcctctataccaggtttcttgcaggatgacaatgtctgtattaccgatttctttggtgaagtccgggtttctgctctttaggccaaaggcagatgacctcaggccttggatattccaggatgatatagtgaaggctttttgttccatagagtgtccaatgttgttggtcgtggtttggcctcaggccagtaagtgtgagcagagcctgttgagcatctggtacatgccattggcttgggcgagtgtgagagtgggggttgggactgtttgcccgctcactacctgggcgtatgtgtggcttccatgttgaggccctctttgcgggggtggggtgcatggggtgggcaggagtggcataggtctgatctgagggggcctaaatggagtgtggacatggttgacgtgggggggtgttgattggttggggtgggggtgtggatgtgtctgggtgtactgtggtctggatgtaattagTCTTggtgtgggtcctctatgtgtaggtccaggggggggtcctgcagatctgggagggtgtctcgctggtctgggtggtctgggtggggtgtctattgatctgttgctcctgtgtgaagtgttggggatacgtttgagagcaaTGTCCTTTAGAgttcgggcaaaggtgggcactgctgccttgtagaggtggacctggtcatagaggccgttcaagtccagggtggagtggtgggcctggaaaacgtttggttttgaggcacagtcacgggaaatacttgcatttacccgctgtattgtggcggggtggaagtattttcgtggtagcagggtggagataaccacttgtgcgttggggaaagtagaagaagccttttcaatcactcccttcagtgctgtggccactctttcttgctgtgctctcaggtcgtttgtgcctgtgtgtattattatgtggctgggtgagcctagtttggcctcagacagaaggtctagggcgcgctgggtgtttggacaccagagtttagacacactgtgtttgggaaaaagttttttttcttctatatatttcccatttgagtccataagtagtacaatctgtgtcttgtgtttgtcctcagtgggtgtgggggggttgacagaagggctatcagggtggctgacagggggggtgctcagagggggtgagagcctctgggcttggggttcttcatttgtctgttgtgctgtgatgtcgactctatggtcagggtctggtgtggactgttctgctgtggtgtcgactctatggtcagggtctggtgtggactgttctgctgtggtgtcgagacttttgttgggtgctgaggtgggctgttctgctggcttctctgtgggggtggccacctctctagtgggttgttctctgtcacacgccgtccccctcaacttctcctccatccccctcaccctctcctccatccccctcaacctctcctccaccagcagtctgatactctcctctagtgctctgttctgctcctctttctcctgttgtatttgtctcaccactgtccaaagtgcagatatgtctctgtccacctccagctctccgggtctggttaaggggctgttgttgtgctggactgttgtctgggtctgtgctgactgaagtgtaatcacctgctgttccagctccaactgccttatctccagctgggtgaatttgtccttcatttcaatgagggagtggtaatctgtgctgaaagtccagctgaaactgtttgtggttactctgtaccattactgttccggacttatagatatttatattacttaactcagagtcctcgttgtcaagtattctgagtttccacccctcgttaatcccccctctcgtgacagaggggtagtgtgctaatatagcactgtgccatgccaggggatggtttgtgtgggaGATAAGGTTGCTGATattcccatttttgtaatagtcagcaaaaagtgtctcttgattttccataaggagcttcattttgtaatcttttcttgccttttcattctttacatgcacagggtactatattttaattacctctgaacagcgggagggagcttctaaggcctctccatttggttggggtagactgtgtgactctcctgccattgttgggctaatgggctttgacacctctcacttgacacgtcagtgctagttgaaggtgtatcaagcttggcagaattatgttagaattcagtccttataaagtaatgttgtgtatatttcttcttggcttttggaaaaaagaatatatagtttcagactaagcattactcactcagttccaggttggatggtgttttcaggtttctgttgttttccagagaatttgctgtatagagaaataaatcttggtagttgtgaaccttccaggtgattccgtaattccgtccaaaatcaggttgtaggttttaagttttgatttgaaATGGGGGTTATGTTGTCGAGGgtagaatccagtatgtgttcatgacaaaaaatctaagtttatctaactcctaatctatattttttaaagaaaatgctgaaaaatgcaggagctcatctgattgtgacttctgctctgctctctctctctccagagttatcagtatctctctctctctctctccagagttatcagtatctctctctctctctctctctctctctctctctctctcaagagttatcagtatctctctctctctccagagttatcagtatctctctctctctctccatagttatcagtctctctctctctctctctctctccagagttatcagtctctctctctctctctccagagttatcagtctctcgctctctctctctctctctctccagagttatcagtctctctctctctctctctctccagagttatcagtctctctctctctctctctctctctccagagttatcagtatctctctctctctccagagttatcagtatctctctctctctctccagagttatcagtatgtctctctctctctctccagagttatcagtatctctctctctctccagagttatcagtatctctctctctctccagagttatcagtatctctctctctctccagagttatcagtatctctctctctctccagagttatcagtatctctctctctctctctctccagagttatcagtacctctctctctctctctctctctctctctctctctccagagttatcagtacctctctctctctctctctccagagttatcagtatctctctctctctctctctccagagttatcagtatctctctctctctctctccagagttatcagtatctctctctctctctctccagagttatcagtatctctctctctctctccagagttatcagtatctctctctctctctccagttatcagtatctctctctctctctcctgagttatcagtacctctctctcgctctctccagagttatcagtatctctctctcctctctctctctccagagttatcaaatcaaatcaaatcaaatgtatttatatagcccttcgtacatcagctgatatctcaaagtgctgtacagaaacccagcctaaaaccccaaacagcaagcaatgcaggtgtagaagctcattctcagtctctctctccagagttatcagtctctctctctctctctctctctctccagagttatcagtctctctctctctctccagagttatcagtctctctctctctctctccagagttatcagtctctctctctctctctctccagagttatcagtctctctctctctctctctctctctctctctctctctctctctccagagttatcagtctctctccagtATCAGTGTATCTTCAGACTTACCCAGCATCGTTGTCCGTCCTCTTCAGTACTTTGGAGATGTGAGTAAGTCTGtgtctgaactgagagagaaactaGAAGACTTCCTTAAAGGAGAATGGACCAAGATCTCCACTACAGGTGTGTTGAAAACAATAAGAACATCAACTTTAGACCATTGAAAGTTCCCTACTAGTCATATACATGTGGAATATGGTCTGATGATaacattccctctctctgtcaatgtgtttgtgtgtctgtagtgaATATAGTGGATGTTGTACTGCCTCCAGAGCCCAAGACCAGAGAACAGTTGTTACAATGTGAGTCTCTTTATTGTGAAGTAACTAACAGTCTCTTTTTACTGACACTCCTAACAATCCCTCAAGAAATATATAGCAATAGTAGATCTAATCAAAGACTGGGTATCTATCTGACTCCTCATATTTCTCTGATTTGATCTCTGCTGTGCTCTAATCAAAGACAGGGTAGATACAGTATCTGACTTAACTTATTGTTCTGACTCCCCTCATTGgtctctgctcttctcccagaTTCCTGTCATctcacactggacccaaacacagcacacacagacctctctctgtctgaaggGAACAGAAAGGTGACCTGTACAGGCCAAGTCCAACCATATCCTGTCCATCCAGACAGATTTACCAACTGGTGCCAGGttctgtgtagagagggtctgtctggacgctgttactgggaggtggAGTGGACTGGTGATGTTGTTACAGCAGTCTCATATAAAGACAtcagcagaacagagagagggacagatggtgGATTTGGACTCAATAACAAGTCCTGGAGTTTACATTACTATAGAGGTGATTATTGGTTCAGACACAATCATGTTGAGACTGAAGTATCAGGCCCTCAGTCCTCCAGAGTAGGAGTGTACCTGGATCACAAGGCAGGTACTCTGTCCTTCTACAGTGTCTCTGACACAATGACCCTCCTCCACAGAGTCCAGACCACATTCACTCAGCCCCTCTATCCTGGATTTTATCTCTATGATTATAATGATactgctgagctggttaaactgtagtagggtccacatagatactagtcatgctggtgtagtctatagctgagctggttaaacggTA
This window contains:
- the LOC116366146 gene encoding tripartite motif-containing protein 16-like isoform X3, producing the protein MAQQGVLLDQDQFCCSVCLDLLKEPVVIPCGHSYCRSCIEGCWDQDDLKGVYSCPQCRETFTTRPNLRKNNLLAELVEKLRKTGLLAAPPPALCYAGPGDVACDFCTGTRKQKALMSCLACLASYCETHLQPHYESPAFKKHKLVKATAQLQEKICSHHDKLLEVYCRTDQQCICYLCTMDEHKGHDTVSAAAERTEKQRQLGMSQQKVQQRFQEREKELKELQQAVESLKSYQSLSSISVSSDLPSIVVRPLQYFGDVSKSVSELREKLEDFLKGEWTKISTTVNIVDVVLPPEPKTREQLLQYSCHLTLDPNTAHTDLSLSEGNRKVTCTGQVQPYPVHPDRFTNWCQVLCREGLSGRCYWEVEWTGDVVTAVSYKDISRTERGTDGGFGLNNKSWSLHYYRGDYWFRHNHVETEVSGPQSSRVGVYLDHKAGTLSFYSVSDTMTLLHRVQTTFTQPLYPGFYLYDYNDTAELVKL